From one Bacillus sp. FJAT-42376 genomic stretch:
- the obgE gene encoding GTPase ObgE codes for MFVDQVKIYVKGGDGGNGMVAYRREKYVPDGGPAGGDGGKGANVVFEVDEGLRTLMDFRYQRHFKADRGEHGMSKNMHGRNAEEMIVKVPPGTVVMDDDTKQVIADLTEHGQRAVIARGGRGGRGNTRFATPANPAPEIAENGEPGQERYIVMELKLLADVGLVGFPSVGKSTLLSVVSAAKPKIADYHFTTLAPNLGMVETQDGRSFVMADLPGLIEGAHEGIGLGHQFLRHIERTRVIVHVIDMSGLEGRDPYEDYLTINEELKQYNLRLTERPQIIVANKMDMPDSEENLKTFKEKLQEDHPVFAVSAATREGIRDLLFKIADTIESTPEFPLHEEEEDPSVHRVVYRLEEEETPFIITRDSAGIFDVTGEKIERLFKMTDFSREESVRRFARQLRTMGVDEALRKRGAKDGDTVRLLEYEFDFVD; via the coding sequence ATGTTTGTCGATCAGGTCAAGATTTATGTAAAAGGCGGCGACGGAGGCAATGGAATGGTTGCTTATCGCCGTGAAAAATATGTACCGGACGGAGGACCGGCCGGCGGTGACGGAGGCAAAGGCGCGAACGTCGTATTTGAAGTGGACGAAGGACTGCGCACGTTAATGGATTTCCGCTATCAGCGCCACTTTAAAGCAGACCGCGGAGAGCATGGAATGTCCAAAAACATGCATGGCCGGAATGCCGAGGAAATGATCGTTAAAGTTCCTCCTGGTACAGTGGTTATGGACGATGATACAAAACAGGTTATTGCAGACCTGACAGAGCATGGACAGCGTGCTGTCATAGCCCGGGGAGGACGCGGCGGACGCGGAAACACCCGGTTTGCAACACCTGCGAATCCGGCGCCTGAAATTGCCGAGAACGGGGAGCCGGGCCAGGAACGCTATATTGTAATGGAACTGAAGCTGCTTGCAGATGTTGGCTTAGTCGGTTTCCCGAGTGTTGGGAAATCAACCCTGCTATCAGTCGTCTCGGCAGCGAAGCCTAAAATAGCGGATTACCATTTCACCACTCTGGCACCAAACCTTGGGATGGTAGAGACGCAGGATGGCCGCAGCTTTGTCATGGCGGATCTTCCGGGGCTTATTGAAGGAGCACATGAAGGGATAGGTCTTGGACATCAATTTCTAAGACACATCGAACGGACAAGGGTCATCGTTCATGTGATTGATATGTCTGGTCTTGAAGGCCGGGACCCTTATGAGGATTACCTGACAATAAATGAAGAGCTTAAACAATACAACCTTCGATTGACAGAACGCCCTCAAATTATTGTGGCAAACAAAATGGATATGCCGGACTCGGAAGAAAATCTGAAGACATTTAAAGAAAAACTTCAGGAAGATCATCCGGTATTTGCCGTTTCAGCTGCGACAAGAGAAGGGATTCGCGATCTTCTGTTCAAAATTGCGGATACGATTGAAAGCACACCGGAATTCCCGCTTCATGAAGAGGAAGAAGATCCGAGTGTTCACCGTGTCGTTTACAGACTCGAGGAAGAGGAAACTCCATTTATCATTACGAGAGACAGTGCAGGTATCTTTGATGTTACCGGTGAAAAGATTGAACGTCTCTTCAAGATGACGGATTTCTCCAGAGAAGAATCTGTCCGCCGCTTTGCCCGCCAGCTCCGCACAATGGGTGTGGATGAAGCTCTCCGCAAACGGGGAGCTAAAGATGGGGATACAGTCAGACTTCTTGAATATGAATTTGATTTCGTAGATTAA
- a CDS encoding Spo0B C-terminal domain-containing protein: MTKESKNWNMVDAISHYRHDWMNRLQLIKGNLSLGKYERVNEIMEEIIIEAQQESRLCNLKAPELAGKLISFGWNRHLYTLEYEIVGETFSLNKYDQMLALWFGEFFELLDQCAGETSENQLVITIEMAEKVGQVRFFFDFHGILKETEILHTYFQKLPDNQVSELAITAEELTAAVIYYTK; the protein is encoded by the coding sequence ATGACTAAAGAGAGTAAAAACTGGAATATGGTTGACGCAATTAGCCACTATCGTCATGATTGGATGAACCGGCTGCAGCTGATTAAGGGCAACCTGTCTCTTGGAAAATATGAGCGAGTAAATGAGATTATGGAAGAGATTATTATTGAAGCCCAGCAAGAGTCAAGGCTTTGCAATCTTAAAGCTCCGGAACTGGCTGGAAAGCTTATAAGCTTTGGGTGGAACCGTCATCTGTACACATTGGAGTATGAAATTGTCGGAGAAACCTTTTCATTAAACAAATATGACCAAATGCTTGCCCTATGGTTCGGCGAATTTTTTGAATTACTCGATCAATGCGCCGGAGAAACGAGTGAAAATCAACTCGTCATCACGATTGAAATGGCAGAAAAAGTTGGACAGGTCCGATTCTTTTTTGATTTTCATGGCATTCTAAAAGAAACGGAAATCCTGCATACATACTTTCAAAAACTGCCGGATAACCAAGTGTCGGAACTTGCCATCACAGCTGAAGAATTGACGGCAGCTGTCATTTATTATACAAAGTAG
- the rpmA gene encoding 50S ribosomal protein L27, whose product MLKLDIQFFASKKGVGSTKNGRDSMSKRLGAKRADGQFVSGGSILYRQRGTKIYPGENVGRGGDDTLFAKVDGVVRFERLGRDRKKVSVYPAAQEA is encoded by the coding sequence TTGTTAAAATTGGACATTCAATTTTTCGCTTCCAAAAAGGGAGTAGGATCCACAAAAAACGGCCGTGATTCTATGTCGAAACGTCTTGGCGCTAAACGTGCTGACGGACAATTCGTAAGCGGCGGATCAATCCTTTACCGCCAGCGCGGTACAAAGATCTATCCGGGTGAAAACGTAGGCCGCGGTGGTGATGACACTCTATTTGCAAAAGTTGACGGCGTTGTTCGTTTCGAACGTCTTGGCCGCGACCGCAAAAAAGTGAGCGTATATCCTGCAGCTCAAGAAGCTTAA
- a CDS encoding ribosomal-processing cysteine protease Prp yields MINVQVNRSAEGMIQSFSMSGHADFDETGKDLVCAGASCVVFGAINAIHALTGIEPVLEMDQKQGLVTFDWPDAVSEEALQKGQLLLEGMVVSIQTIEEQYGEYIRMTILKK; encoded by the coding sequence ATGATAAACGTTCAGGTAAACCGTTCTGCGGAAGGTATGATCCAGTCCTTCTCCATGTCCGGGCATGCTGATTTCGATGAAACTGGGAAAGATCTCGTATGTGCAGGAGCATCCTGTGTGGTATTTGGAGCGATTAACGCGATTCATGCACTCACAGGAATTGAACCGGTACTTGAAATGGACCAGAAGCAGGGTCTTGTCACATTTGACTGGCCTGATGCTGTTTCAGAGGAAGCTCTACAAAAGGGCCAGCTGCTTCTTGAGGGCATGGTTGTCTCAATTCAGACAATTGAAGAACAATACGGGGAGTATATCCGTATGACCATTTTAAAAAAGTAG
- the rplU gene encoding 50S ribosomal protein L21 produces MYAIIETGGKQIKVAEGQAVYIEKVAGELGETVTFDKVLFVGGDDVKVGSPLVSGATVTAKVEKQGRAKKLVVFKYKAKKNQKKKQGHRQPYTKVVIEKINA; encoded by the coding sequence ATGTACGCAATTATTGAAACTGGCGGAAAGCAAATTAAAGTAGCAGAAGGCCAAGCAGTCTACATCGAAAAGGTGGCAGGCGAGCTAGGTGAAACTGTTACATTTGACAAAGTTCTATTCGTAGGCGGCGACGACGTTAAAGTTGGAAGCCCTCTAGTATCTGGAGCAACCGTTACGGCTAAAGTTGAAAAACAAGGCCGTGCGAAGAAATTGGTTGTTTTCAAATACAAAGCGAAGAAAAACCAGAAGAAAAAGCAAGGTCATCGTCAGCCATACACAAAAGTTGTTATTGAAAAAATCAACGCGTAA
- a CDS encoding ribonuclease E/G: MKTLIVQANLQEKRIALLESGKLADIKLLRSSQKGKSGSLYWGKVEKVVKGMEAAFVDLGLEKNGFLRLDDLPAFRHSDQKKPISSFLHEGQKIMVQIKKEGDEWKGPALTANIEFAGSSLVYMPYGGKVTVSRKLGSSDAERLRDWSSGILDNGEGVLIRTAAASMDPYELEEELLRLRREFLSLLPPESGKAPAMLKESGDLLEVISAERPLSFYSEIHCDNAAFADRLRGRMPHGAETKIFHAKEGSEIFSTVDAEIHKLQKKTVWLKNGSYLLIEKTEALHVIDVNSGKFTGKDSQRQTIYETNKEAALEAARQIRLRNLNGIILIDFIDMKDPADRQRILQIMHNQAGRDRIQTRIIGFTELNLLQITRKKTSEDIDTLLTDSCRVCGGKGRVDSAQTQAFDLERELRKYRYMDAEAVWVQAEREVKGWFDDRLQELEKELHFRIFITSAEMDKPGYELRQFGTEKEILQRIAEKEKKIDK, from the coding sequence TTGAAAACGCTAATTGTTCAAGCCAATCTCCAGGAGAAACGGATTGCTTTATTGGAAAGCGGAAAACTTGCAGATATAAAACTACTCAGATCCAGCCAAAAAGGCAAGTCCGGAAGCCTGTATTGGGGTAAAGTCGAAAAGGTTGTAAAGGGCATGGAGGCGGCATTTGTTGATCTCGGCCTTGAGAAAAACGGCTTCCTCCGGCTGGATGATCTGCCTGCGTTCAGGCATTCCGATCAGAAAAAGCCGATTTCTTCTTTTCTGCATGAAGGGCAAAAAATCATGGTCCAGATTAAGAAAGAAGGGGATGAATGGAAAGGACCGGCGCTGACAGCCAATATTGAATTTGCAGGCAGTTCGCTTGTCTATATGCCTTATGGAGGAAAAGTGACAGTCTCCAGAAAGCTGGGAAGCAGTGATGCTGAAAGACTGAGAGACTGGAGCAGCGGAATACTTGATAACGGGGAAGGTGTGCTTATCCGAACTGCGGCTGCTTCCATGGACCCTTATGAGCTGGAAGAAGAGCTGCTGAGGCTCAGAAGGGAATTTTTGAGCCTCCTTCCACCTGAATCAGGAAAAGCACCCGCTATGCTGAAGGAATCCGGCGACTTGCTCGAGGTCATTTCGGCGGAACGGCCTCTTTCTTTCTATAGCGAAATTCACTGTGACAATGCTGCTTTTGCAGACAGGCTGAGGGGGAGAATGCCCCATGGGGCCGAGACAAAAATCTTTCACGCGAAAGAAGGCTCTGAAATATTCAGCACAGTGGATGCAGAAATACATAAGCTCCAAAAAAAGACCGTCTGGCTGAAAAACGGATCCTACCTGCTTATTGAAAAAACGGAGGCGCTCCATGTCATTGATGTGAATTCAGGCAAGTTTACCGGAAAGGATTCGCAGCGCCAGACCATTTACGAAACAAATAAAGAGGCGGCACTCGAAGCGGCGCGGCAAATCAGACTGAGGAATCTGAATGGAATCATTCTGATTGATTTTATTGATATGAAGGATCCGGCTGACCGGCAGAGGATTTTGCAGATCATGCACAATCAGGCAGGAAGAGACCGTATTCAAACAAGAATTATTGGTTTTACAGAGCTGAATCTTCTTCAGATTACGAGAAAAAAGACGAGTGAGGATATTGATACCCTTTTAACCGATTCCTGCCGGGTCTGCGGAGGAAAAGGGAGAGTGGACTCTGCCCAGACACAGGCTTTTGATCTTGAGAGGGAACTGCGCAAATACCGGTATATGGATGCAGAAGCGGTGTGGGTTCAGGCAGAACGAGAAGTAAAAGGGTGGTTTGATGACCGCCTTCAGGAACTTGAAAAAGAACTGCATTTCCGTATTTTTATTACATCTGCAGAAATGGACAAGCCCGGCTATGAACTGCGTCAATTTGGAACTGAAAAAGAAATCTTGCAAAGAATAGCCGAAAAGGAAAAGAAGATTGACAAATAG
- a CDS encoding M50 family metallopeptidase — protein MIKYGSLLRKIHIHPLLWVVMAISAATSQFKTLAILLAIVMIHELGHAVCALYFSWRVKAIILLPFGGVAEMEEHGNRSIKEELFVILAGPVQHFLMQGAVWLSFVSGFVSHEDFSLFTFYNLSILLFNLLPIWPLDGGKLLFILFSLFKAFPDAHKSTLAFSLCALVLYKAAVLLFFPYQLNLWMITVFLCFSLYSEFRQRRFVHLRFLMDRYYGSTESIQRLVPLEVESGEEILSVLSKFKRGCKHPIIVCREGAKWSELDENELLHAFFSEKRTNSKIEELVYAY, from the coding sequence TTGATTAAATATGGATCTTTGCTGCGGAAAATTCACATTCATCCATTATTGTGGGTTGTTATGGCCATAAGTGCAGCAACATCCCAGTTTAAAACACTGGCTATTCTGCTTGCGATTGTCATGATTCATGAGCTGGGTCATGCTGTGTGCGCTCTTTATTTTTCCTGGAGAGTGAAGGCGATTATTCTCCTTCCCTTTGGAGGTGTGGCTGAAATGGAAGAGCATGGGAACCGGTCAATCAAAGAGGAGCTTTTTGTGATTCTCGCCGGACCCGTGCAGCATTTCCTGATGCAGGGCGCCGTGTGGCTGAGCTTTGTTTCAGGATTCGTCTCCCATGAAGATTTCTCCCTCTTTACGTTTTACAATCTTTCCATTTTGCTGTTTAACCTGCTGCCGATCTGGCCGCTGGACGGAGGGAAGCTGTTGTTCATTCTTTTTTCCCTGTTTAAAGCGTTCCCGGATGCGCACAAATCCACGCTTGCGTTTTCACTATGCGCACTCGTCTTATACAAAGCTGCCGTTCTGCTTTTTTTCCCATATCAGCTTAATTTATGGATGATTACAGTTTTTTTGTGTTTCAGCCTTTATTCAGAATTCCGGCAGCGGCGTTTTGTTCACTTGAGATTTTTAATGGACCGGTATTATGGAAGTACCGAATCCATACAACGGCTTGTTCCTCTGGAGGTCGAGTCAGGAGAAGAAATTCTGTCTGTTTTATCCAAGTTTAAACGAGGATGCAAGCATCCCATCATTGTTTGCCGCGAAGGGGCGAAATGGTCGGAACTCGATGAAAATGAGCTGCTGCACGCTTTTTTTTCTGAAAAAAGAACGAATTCCAAGATAGAGGAGCTCGTTTATGCGTATTGA
- a CDS encoding M23 family metallopeptidase yields MSRRADEIRKRMAKKKKSRPLSGKADLPVVWEKEAVMEEEEKYTGIIRSYEGGPETLKDTGHPLIRPDVFLLKLFLSATLVLGMAVVFKEQSPKLDAIRTAAKASLEHEFQFAAVSSWYQKQFGHPLALFQTDMLSAGKAPLKGEYAVPASGKVTENFKANGQGVLVETDRPTVEAIDEGVVLEAGEKPDTGLTIVVQHADGSESWYGNLESADVALYDTVVTGKELGTIKVNENKKGTYYFAIKKGDNFIDPIQVISFD; encoded by the coding sequence ATGTCCAGAAGGGCGGATGAAATCAGAAAACGGATGGCGAAGAAAAAGAAGTCCAGACCCCTTTCAGGGAAAGCGGACCTTCCTGTTGTCTGGGAAAAGGAAGCAGTTATGGAAGAAGAGGAAAAGTATACGGGCATCATTCGCTCTTATGAAGGCGGTCCCGAGACCTTAAAAGATACGGGTCATCCGCTGATCAGGCCGGACGTCTTTCTGCTTAAACTCTTTCTTTCTGCAACCCTTGTACTCGGGATGGCTGTTGTCTTTAAGGAACAATCCCCAAAGCTCGATGCGATCCGAACAGCGGCAAAAGCATCTCTTGAACATGAATTTCAGTTTGCAGCGGTTTCCTCCTGGTATCAAAAGCAATTTGGACATCCGCTGGCGCTTTTTCAAACCGATATGCTGTCTGCTGGCAAAGCTCCCTTGAAAGGAGAGTACGCAGTCCCGGCATCAGGAAAGGTGACGGAGAATTTTAAGGCAAACGGCCAGGGAGTTCTTGTGGAAACCGATCGTCCGACTGTAGAAGCGATCGATGAGGGAGTTGTATTAGAAGCGGGTGAAAAGCCGGATACAGGTTTGACGATCGTCGTTCAGCACGCAGATGGAAGTGAATCGTGGTATGGAAATCTGGAAAGTGCAGATGTCGCTTTGTACGATACGGTTGTCACAGGCAAAGAGCTCGGAACCATCAAAGTAAATGAGAACAAAAAAGGAACGTACTATTTCGCGATTAAAAAGGGCGATAATTTCATTGATCCGATTCAGGTGATTTCCTTTGATTAA
- the minD gene encoding septum site-determining protein MinD has translation MGEAIVITSGKGGVGKTTTSANLGTSLAILGKKVCLVDTDIGLRNLDVVMGLENRIIYDLVDVVEGRCKIHQALVKDKRFDELLYLLPAAQTSDKSAVSPDQMKKLIDELKQDYDYIVIDCPAGIEQGFKNAVAGADKAIVVTTPEVSAVRDADRIIGLLEREDIEPPKLVINRIRNHLVQNGDMLDVDEIVAHLSIDLLGIVADDDQVIKASNSGEPIAMDPNNRASIAYRNIARRILGESVPLQTLDQQSLGFMDKIKKFFGARV, from the coding sequence GTGGGAGAGGCGATTGTTATTACCTCTGGTAAAGGAGGGGTTGGTAAAACCACTACCTCCGCGAATTTAGGAACGTCCCTGGCCATTTTAGGCAAAAAGGTTTGTCTTGTTGATACAGATATCGGTTTGCGGAATCTGGATGTTGTAATGGGACTTGAAAACCGCATTATCTATGATCTGGTGGATGTTGTGGAAGGCCGATGCAAAATTCATCAGGCTCTGGTGAAGGATAAGCGGTTTGATGAACTCTTGTATTTGCTTCCTGCTGCGCAGACGAGCGATAAATCCGCCGTTTCACCGGATCAGATGAAAAAACTGATTGATGAACTGAAACAGGATTATGATTATATCGTCATTGACTGCCCTGCGGGGATCGAACAAGGATTCAAAAACGCAGTGGCAGGTGCCGACAAAGCCATTGTAGTCACGACACCGGAAGTCTCGGCTGTTAGGGATGCCGACCGGATCATCGGTCTTCTTGAACGGGAAGATATAGAGCCTCCAAAGCTTGTCATCAACCGAATCCGCAATCATCTTGTTCAAAATGGCGACATGCTGGATGTGGATGAAATTGTTGCACATCTGTCCATCGATCTCCTTGGGATTGTCGCGGATGATGATCAGGTAATTAAAGCGTCCAACAGCGGAGAGCCAATTGCGATGGATCCGAACAACCGGGCATCGATTGCTTACAGGAATATTGCAAGAAGGATCCTTGGAGAATCTGTTCCATTGCAGACACTCGATCAGCAGAGCCTTGGATTTATGGACAAAATCAAGAAATTTTTTGGTGCTCGTGTCTAG
- the minC gene encoding septum site-determining protein MinC: MKAQKQQYVTIKGTKNGLTLYLDDGCTYETLILELEEMLSSKQYVQENGPLIGVSVKSGKRLLTEEQQQVVKTTIRKKKNLVVENIESDVVTKEEANRLKKEAEVVKAARIVRSGQVLQVEGDLLLIGDVNPGGTVIANGSIFILGALRGTAHAGYNGNKRAIIAASVMAPAQLKIYDSLNQAPERIHAEEHGMECAYIDDEGQMKRDRLQNVMHVRPDVTTLEGGM, encoded by the coding sequence GTGAAAGCCCAAAAACAGCAGTATGTGACAATAAAAGGAACAAAGAATGGCCTCACTCTTTATCTGGATGATGGGTGCACCTATGAAACACTAATTCTTGAACTGGAAGAGATGCTTTCCTCAAAGCAGTACGTACAGGAAAACGGACCATTGATCGGAGTTAGCGTGAAATCGGGAAAACGGCTTCTGACAGAAGAGCAGCAGCAGGTTGTTAAAACAACGATACGCAAAAAGAAAAATCTGGTTGTTGAAAATATAGAATCGGATGTAGTGACAAAGGAAGAAGCGAACAGACTGAAAAAAGAGGCCGAAGTCGTAAAAGCGGCGAGAATTGTCCGGTCCGGCCAGGTGCTGCAAGTAGAGGGAGACCTTCTGCTAATCGGCGATGTGAATCCGGGCGGTACCGTTATAGCAAATGGAAGCATCTTTATTTTAGGTGCACTCCGTGGGACAGCCCATGCCGGGTATAACGGGAACAAAAGAGCAATTATCGCCGCTTCCGTCATGGCTCCGGCCCAGCTGAAAATTTATGATTCTCTTAATCAGGCTCCCGAACGGATTCATGCTGAAGAACACGGGATGGAGTGCGCGTACATAGATGATGAAGGGCAAATGAAGAGAGACAGATTGCAGAATGTCATGCATGTAAGACCTGATGTAACTACGCTTGAGGGGGGAATGTAG
- the mreD gene encoding rod shape-determining protein MreD: protein MRRFLLPVVVLFFFIMESTVVDLILIPSFTDNMFYVPRFVLLILLFISVYVKDRLAIVYALIFGLLHDIVYTEILGVYLFAYPFLTYLSGRALKVLQNNAFVVLFVGMLAISILEFYVYGIQLVISPNPLNFYEFTNRRLLPTLAVNSIAGLVIIFPLKLFLTRLKRQTED, encoded by the coding sequence TTGAGACGGTTTCTCCTCCCGGTCGTTGTTTTATTTTTTTTCATCATGGAAAGCACGGTTGTTGATTTAATTCTGATCCCTTCTTTTACCGATAATATGTTTTATGTGCCGAGGTTCGTGCTGCTCATCTTGCTTTTCATTTCTGTCTATGTGAAGGATCGGCTGGCCATTGTTTATGCATTAATTTTCGGTCTGCTGCATGATATTGTTTATACTGAAATTCTCGGAGTCTATCTCTTTGCCTATCCTTTTCTGACTTATCTTTCAGGAAGAGCGCTTAAGGTCCTTCAGAATAATGCATTTGTCGTCCTGTTTGTCGGAATGCTTGCGATAAGCATTCTGGAATTTTATGTGTATGGAATTCAGCTTGTCATAAGCCCGAATCCGCTGAACTTTTATGAATTTACCAATCGAAGACTGCTGCCGACACTGGCTGTGAATTCGATTGCGGGTCTTGTCATCATTTTTCCTTTAAAATTGTTCCTTACCCGCCTCAAAAGGCAGACAGAGGATTAA
- the mreC gene encoding rod shape-determining protein MreC translates to MPPFFMNKRLILLLASVILLVALIGFSVKGNRELTWPEKFVKDSTGLFQSVFHKPAQFIGGTFEEIAALKDTYNENQYLKSRIEKYATLDAEVQRLRKENGKLREDLGAKTNLSAFKPIIGTMIARNPDRWYEYITLDRGTKNGVTEDMAVMTSKGLIGKIKSADAYTSTVQLLSAQDRVNQVPAVVESDKNIFGLIAGYDEKREMLLFRNINTSMKIKKGDKVVTAGNGGVFPLGLAIGTVEDVQPDSYGLTKMAYVKPAADFYDVENVIIIKREAPVPPEGDVSDGAAEGEAN, encoded by the coding sequence ATGCCGCCTTTTTTTATGAACAAACGGCTTATTCTGCTTCTGGCAAGCGTCATTTTGCTCGTGGCACTGATTGGCTTCTCCGTCAAAGGCAACCGTGAATTAACGTGGCCGGAGAAGTTTGTAAAAGATTCAACTGGTTTATTTCAATCTGTTTTCCATAAGCCTGCCCAATTCATTGGGGGGACTTTTGAAGAAATTGCTGCTTTAAAGGATACATATAATGAAAATCAATATTTAAAATCAAGAATTGAAAAGTATGCAACTCTTGATGCAGAGGTTCAGCGGCTGCGGAAAGAAAATGGCAAACTTCGTGAGGATCTTGGGGCAAAAACGAATTTAAGCGCGTTTAAGCCCATTATCGGAACGATGATCGCCAGAAATCCAGACCGGTGGTATGAGTATATTACACTCGACCGTGGAACGAAGAATGGCGTTACGGAAGATATGGCCGTCATGACGTCCAAAGGGCTGATTGGAAAAATTAAGAGTGCTGATGCCTATACGTCCACCGTCCAGCTCCTCAGTGCCCAAGACCGGGTCAATCAGGTTCCGGCCGTGGTGGAATCGGATAAGAATATTTTTGGTTTGATTGCCGGCTATGATGAAAAGCGGGAAATGCTTCTTTTCAGAAACATCAACACCAGCATGAAAATTAAAAAGGGAGATAAGGTTGTCACAGCAGGAAATGGCGGAGTGTTTCCGCTTGGCCTGGCTATAGGGACCGTTGAGGACGTTCAGCCTGATTCCTATGGATTGACGAAAATGGCCTATGTGAAACCGGCCGCAGATTTCTATGATGTGGAGAATGTAATCATAATCAAACGTGAAGCCCCTGTCCCTCCAGAAGGAGATGTCAGTGATGGAGCGGCGGAGGGGGAAGCTAATTGA
- a CDS encoding rod shape-determining protein, whose amino-acid sequence MFGIGTRDLGIDLGTANTLVFVKGRGIVLREPSVVALQTDTKSIVAVGNDAKNMIGRTPGNVVALRPMKDGVIADYETTATMMKYYIKQATKNKSLFSRKPYVMVCVPSGITAVEERAVIDATRQAGARDAYTIEEPFAAAIGANLPVWEPTGSMVVDIGGGTTEVAIISLGGIVTSQSIRVAGDEMDEAIINYIRKTYNLMIGDRTAEAIKMEVGSAGSPEDVENMEIRGRDLLTGLPKTIEITAKEIAEALRDTVYTIVDTVKNTLEKTPPELAADIMDRGIVLTGGGALLRNLDKVISEETNMPVLIAENPLDCVAIGTGKALEHIHLFKGKTKNLR is encoded by the coding sequence ATGTTTGGAATTGGTACTAGAGACCTTGGGATAGATTTGGGTACGGCAAATACCCTCGTGTTCGTGAAAGGCAGAGGAATCGTTTTGCGGGAGCCTTCTGTTGTTGCATTACAAACTGATACCAAGTCCATTGTCGCAGTCGGAAATGACGCAAAAAATATGATTGGCCGTACACCTGGAAATGTAGTGGCGCTTCGTCCAATGAAGGATGGCGTAATAGCAGATTACGAGACTACTGCAACGATGATGAAATATTACATAAAACAAGCGACGAAAAATAAAAGTCTTTTCTCAAGAAAGCCCTATGTCATGGTTTGTGTGCCGTCCGGCATAACTGCTGTTGAAGAGCGTGCCGTTATTGATGCAACAAGACAAGCAGGGGCCCGTGATGCCTATACGATTGAAGAGCCATTTGCAGCAGCCATCGGCGCTAACCTCCCTGTATGGGAACCGACCGGAAGCATGGTTGTCGACATCGGCGGCGGAACGACGGAAGTCGCGATTATTTCTCTTGGCGGGATTGTAACCAGTCAGTCCATCCGGGTAGCCGGGGATGAAATGGATGAAGCGATTATCAATTATATCCGCAAGACCTATAATCTCATGATTGGCGACAGGACGGCAGAAGCGATTAAGATGGAGGTTGGATCAGCAGGTTCACCGGAAGATGTGGAAAACATGGAAATCCGCGGCCGCGATCTCCTGACAGGATTGCCGAAAACGATTGAAATTACAGCGAAAGAAATTGCTGAGGCTCTTCGCGACACCGTCTATACGATTGTGGATACAGTTAAGAATACACTTGAAAAAACGCCTCCGGAACTTGCCGCGGATATTATGGACCGGGGTATTGTACTGACAGGCGGCGGAGCCCTTCTTCGCAATCTGGATAAAGTCATCAGCGAAGAAACGAATATGCCGGTATTGATTGCTGAAAATCCTCTGGATTGTGTGGCAATCGGCACAGGGAAGGCTCTTGAGCATATCCACTTATTTAAAGGGAAAACAAAAAATCTGCGTTAA